From one Vagococcus carniphilus genomic stretch:
- a CDS encoding IS6 family transposase: MLYLKLCNRTAVGYYLRYNLSYREVQEILYDRGINVSHTTIYRWVQEYGKLLYQIWKKKNKKSFYSWKMDETYIKIKGKWHYLYRAIDADGLTLDIWLRKKRDTQAAYAFLKRLVKQFDEPKVVVTDKAPSITSAFKKLKEYGFYQGTEHRTIKYLNNLIEQDHRPVKRRNKFYRSLRTASTTIKGMEAIRGLYKKTRKEGTLFGFSVCTEIKVLLGIPA, encoded by the coding sequence ATTCTTTATTTAAAACTTTGCAACAGAACCGCCGTGGGCTACTATCTTCGTTATAACCTTAGCTATCGTGAAGTTCAAGAAATCTTATATGATCGTGGCATTAACGTTTCTCATACGACGATTTATCGTTGGGTGCAAGAATATGGCAAACTACTCTATCAAATTTGGAAAAAGAAAAATAAAAAATCCTTTTATTCATGGAAAATGGATGAAACGTACATCAAAATTAAAGGAAAATGGCATTATTTGTATCGAGCCATCGATGCAGATGGTTTAACCTTGGATATTTGGTTACGTAAAAAACGGGACACACAAGCAGCCTATGCTTTTCTTAAGCGGTTAGTGAAGCAGTTTGATGAACCGAAGGTTGTAGTCACAGATAAAGCCCCCTCTATTACAAGTGCCTTTAAGAAACTAAAAGAATACGGCTTTTATCAAGGGACAGAACATCGTACCATTAAATACCTGAATAATTTGATTGAACAAGACCATCGTCCAGTAAAGAGACGCAATAAATTCTATCGAAGTTTACGCACTGCCTCTACCACGATTAAAGGCATGGAAGCCATTCGAGGATTATATAAGAAAACCCGAAAAGAAGGCACTCTCTTCGGGTTTTCGGTCTGTACTGAAATCAAGGTATTATTGGGAATCCCAGCTTAA
- a CDS encoding Y-family DNA polymerase: protein MSEYYFNYDKEPRDDILCVDMKSFYASVECVERGLNPLKTMLVVMSNAESGGGLALATSPMAKKVLGISNVTRKYDMPYHKDLLIVPPRMNLYIQKNLVINNIFRQYVSDEDILIYSIDETFIRITASKRLFHMNAYEFAVQFQREIYHETGLFCTIGIGDNPLLSKLALDNEAKKNKDMIATWRYEDVPNTVWQIKNMTDFWGINTRTEKTLNNKGIYSIKELASYDYFSLKASMGIMGEQLFAHSWGVDRTKLSDVYVPKSKSIGNSQVLMKDYTDVTEIKIVIREIAEQVATRIRSSGKQTSCVRLTIGYSRFDSERGFNRQTTIQPTNQSKELTAHCMRLFDKFYNPKMAVRNIAVSYSKLTDDTSLQLNLFDEPTEIIANKELDEVVDTIRNRYGFSSLVHASSYMEGSTALKRASLVGGHAGGNEGINQ, encoded by the coding sequence TAACTACGATAAAGAGCCTAGAGACGATATACTTTGTGTCGATATGAAAAGCTTTTATGCCAGTGTTGAATGCGTAGAGAGAGGTCTGAATCCCTTAAAAACAATGCTTGTGGTTATGAGTAATGCAGAAAGTGGTGGTGGTTTAGCTTTAGCTACTTCTCCAATGGCAAAAAAGGTGCTAGGAATATCTAATGTGACGAGAAAATATGATATGCCTTACCATAAAGACTTGTTGATTGTTCCTCCACGTATGAACCTTTATATCCAAAAGAATCTTGTCATTAATAATATCTTTCGTCAGTACGTATCAGATGAAGATATCCTGATCTATTCCATAGATGAAACCTTTATTCGAATAACGGCTTCCAAAAGACTATTTCATATGAATGCTTATGAGTTTGCGGTCCAATTTCAAAGAGAAATCTATCACGAAACTGGCTTGTTTTGTACAATCGGAATCGGGGACAATCCCTTGTTAAGTAAACTTGCTTTAGATAATGAAGCTAAGAAAAACAAAGATATGATCGCTACCTGGAGATATGAAGATGTACCAAACACTGTTTGGCAAATTAAGAATATGACTGACTTTTGGGGAATAAATACCAGGACAGAAAAAACATTAAATAATAAGGGGATCTATTCAATTAAAGAGTTAGCTAGTTATGATTACTTTAGTCTGAAGGCGAGTATGGGAATTATGGGTGAACAATTATTCGCTCATAGTTGGGGAGTGGACAGAACGAAATTATCAGACGTATACGTCCCTAAATCAAAATCTATAGGAAACAGTCAAGTGTTAATGAAAGATTATACAGACGTGACAGAAATCAAAATAGTTATAAGGGAAATTGCTGAACAAGTGGCTACAAGGATACGTTCCAGCGGAAAACAAACATCTTGTGTTAGACTAACCATAGGATACTCTAGATTTGATTCTGAACGTGGTTTTAATCGACAAACGACTATTCAACCAACTAATCAATCAAAGGAGTTAACGGCTCACTGTATGCGATTATTTGATAAATTTTATAACCCGAAAATGGCAGTTAGAAATATAGCCGTTAGTTACTCAAAATTAACAGATGATACGTCCCTTCAGTTAAATTTATTTGATGAACCAACAGAAATAATTGCTAACAAGGAGCTGGACGAGGTTGTCGATACAATCAGGAATCGGTATGGTTTTTCTTCCCTGGTACATGCGAGTAGCTATATGGAAGGTTCAACGGCATTAAAACGAGCTTCACTTGTCGGTGGTCATGCAGGCGGTAATGAAGGGATTAATCAATGA
- a CDS encoding IS6-like element IS1216 family transposase, with product MNHFKGKQFQQDVIIVAVGYYLRYNLSYREVQEILYDRGINVSHTTIYRWVQEYGKLLYQIWKKKNKKSFYSWKMDETYIKIKGKWHYLYRAIDADGLTLDIWLRKKRDTQAAYAFLKRLVKQFDEPKVVVTDKAPSITSAFKKLKEYGFYQGTEHRTIKYLNNLIEQDHRPVKRRNKFYRSLRTASTTIKGMEAIRGLYKKTRKEGTLFGFSVCTEIKVLLGIPA from the coding sequence ATGAATCATTTTAAAGGAAAGCAATTTCAGCAGGATGTGATTATTGTAGCCGTGGGCTACTATCTTCGTTATAACCTTAGCTATCGTGAAGTTCAAGAAATCTTATATGATCGTGGCATTAACGTTTCTCATACGACGATTTATCGTTGGGTGCAAGAATATGGCAAACTACTCTATCAAATTTGGAAAAAGAAAAATAAAAAATCCTTTTATTCATGGAAAATGGATGAAACGTACATCAAAATTAAAGGAAAATGGCATTATTTGTATCGAGCCATCGATGCAGATGGTTTAACCTTGGATATTTGGTTACGTAAAAAACGGGACACACAAGCAGCCTATGCTTTTCTTAAGCGGTTAGTGAAGCAGTTTGATGAACCGAAGGTTGTAGTCACAGATAAAGCCCCCTCTATTACAAGTGCCTTTAAGAAACTAAAAGAATACGGCTTTTATCAAGGGACAGAACATCGTACCATTAAATACCTGAATAATTTGATTGAACAAGACCATCGTCCAGTAAAGAGACGCAATAAATTCTATCGAAGTTTACGCACTGCCTCTACCACGATTAAAGGCATGGAAGCCATTCGAGGATTATATAAGAAAACCCGAAAAGAAGGCACTCTCTTCGGGTTTTCGGTCTGTACTGAAATCAAGGTATTATTGGGAATCCCAGCTTAA